TTACTTTCAAAATAGCTGGATTGCAacagcgtgtgtttgtgtgttattgtCTTTGTTGCGTTACCCGGCGCCTCAAGGCCACTATGCTATTGTATTGTTATTTCATCCATAGGCTTGCTGTTCTCTACTCCTTCTATTGATACCAGCAGTAGACAAGGCCAACAGCGACTAATGCACAACACCCGATAACTAACGCAATAAGAAGATGACGTCTGTCCTATTGCCAACCCAAATAAAGGGGTAAACCGGACTATAACATATAGTCTACAACAATCTTGCATCTCAGACAAGAGGAAAATGCGATATCTCCTTGCCCTCAGGAACAGTTGATCACGTTAATAAAGGTAGTCAGTAGACTAATAAAACCACAATCCCAAAGATGCATTACGCCTAACATGAATTTCAATAGCATAATCATCTTATCAACCTTCGCAAAAAACAAACCTGAATATGCAATGATTAATTTCATGTTTCGTTTCAATATAGCCTAGAATATATATTGTTGAAGGCTGAATAACATAATGGCTTATTGAAGGGGAGAAAAAACGGCATATACCAAACAAAGGCTATCTATTCAAATTGCATTATTTGGCTACCCAGTTTATGCACTGCCCTGAAAGACGACACTCAGATTCAGATAGATCATATAATTGGTTGGACGAAAGCAATACCCTTCTCCATTTAGGCTGGTGAGTGAACCAGCCGGAGTGTCTGTCTGATTGTCAgattcccccctcccttccttcgAATAGCGCTGAGATGGATACATAATGGATGGACAATAGCGACTTCAATTGAAAGCTATATAGACTATTACTAGACCATAGATATAGAACatgctttatatatatatatatatgttctagACATCGTGATAGTGAAGATCTGCGATCAgaatacatacattatattaCCTATTCCGGCTTCTCCTTGGTGCCGAGAACTCCGGCCCCGAGAGGGGACAATTAACCGACCTCAATCACACATTCACCGCAACAAGCAGAGCCGTAGCAGCCGCACATAAAACGCCCCTGTGACTTTCGCGGTGAAGAACCCGCCCACGGCTCTTCTCCAGCAGTCAGTCAAGGAGAAGGGGGCAGGGTCTCGTGCTGTCAATCCCAAAATTAAATTAGAGGCTTCGCTTTATGCCTGTTCGAAACTAACCACTAAAAAGTATCATGATGACATCTACATTTTCAATATTAGACAAAATACATACTGTTTTACAACATTGAACATAATTTGTTTGTTGATAGGCAATGCTCTCTGTTTTTTACGTATAAAATTCCATATTTACGTAAGGCACTGCTAAGGACAGTAGTCGTGCGGGGTCCCTGCCGGAAGGCCCCCATGGTGGAGAAGTAAACATACATATTCAGAAATAAACATTAGCTAGCATTGGCAGTATTgatttgaaatatattttgattatttTACATTGATCATTATACTATGGCAGATGATGGCGAATTGGAGAAGTATATGTTATAATCTATCATATTACCAGACTGGTATTTCTTGCTTGATGTGAATTTCTGGGGTGTTTTGAAGGgggagctaacgttagccaagGAACGTCAGCTAGTAGCGTTAGTCAAGTAGCTAGGTCAATGTGATTTATTATGCTATTAAAATAGCTACTTAATTGTTCACCAGCTTAGCTACTAGGTAGCTTGCTATGCGTGTCAATGATTTGCTAGCTATGTTTCAATTATTTGTTGCATGACTATCTAGATAACTCACATAGAGACTGAATTGTTGTCGAGATTCAGTAGGGTACTGTGTGCCAGCTTAACAAGTTGAGGATATTTTTGAGTCACAGCTgctggaaagtgtgtgtgtgtgtgattctgatTCTGTATTTCCTGTGCACACTTGTCTGGGATCCGTGGTCAAAGGGCAGCTGTAACAGTTGATCTGTAATCAAAGGGCAGCTGTAACAGTTGATCTGAAATCAAAGGGCAGCTGTAACAGTTGATCTGTAATCAAAGGGCAGCTGTAACAGTTGATCTGTAATCAAAGGGCAGCTGTAACAGTTGATCTGTAATCAAAGGGCAGCTGTAACACTTGATCTGTAATCAAAGGGCAGCTGTAACAGTTGATCTGTAATCAAAGGGCAGCTGTAACAGTTGATCTGTAATCAAAGGGCAGCTGTAACAGTTGATCTGTAATCAAAGGGCAGCTGTAACAGTTGATCTGTAATCAAAGGGCAGCTGTAACAGTTGATCTGTAATCAAAGGGCAGCTGTAACACTTGATCTGTAATCAAAGTGCAGCTGTAACAGTTGATCTGTAGTCAAAGGGCAGCTATAACAGTTGTTCCCACTGACTCAGCAGATCAACCCAGGACACACATGACATGTGCCTCTAGCTCTGTGACTGACTATCTTAGACTGGCATAgtgccttctctctctgctttttaTCCTGCTGTTTTCCTTCACTTTTAttccttgtctctttctctattcttCATTTTTCCTCCTATTTATATGTTAATTAATATCTCCCTCTCTTGCACCCTaaactctctctgtcactctctccatGTGCCATGTAGACGTGCAGTGGAGGAGCTGCTGAAGGAGACCAGTAGGGCTCGGGTGCGAGCAGAAACTATGGGTCCAGCAGGCTGGTGAGTGGCATACGTTAGTAAAGGATCTGCTAAACCATCTGTTATGGGTGTTTGGCTTTCAATGCAGAATGTACTTGACACATGGCAAGGTGTGACAGACCAAGACGGATGCATATCAAAGACAATGGCTCATATTGAAGGCCTTGCTGGATTTGAAATGTTAATTTTGGTTCAACTGTCTTCCAGGATGAAATGTCCACTGCGTAGCACCAACAAGCGTTTCCTGCTCAACACACTGCGCACCACCATCCCACAGCGCCACCCTGCTGGCCACTCAGGAGAACAGAGATCAGAGTGTAGGAGGCGCAGCAGGACCCCATCCACAGACCACAGAGACAGTCACAGACGACACAGGGACGAAGACAGTCATAGGGACAGCAGAGAACATAGTCTCAAAGATGGACACAAAAGAGACAAAGACAGCAACACGTGCCACAGAGACGGCTACAAATACAGAGGGGTTGGAGACGATGACAGATACAGACATAGAGACAAGAAACACCGGGATAAAAGTGTCCCTGGTCACAAAACACACAGTCCCCATTCTAAAGAACACTCCCCATCTGAAGTCCCTTCCTCTTGTAGAGACCGCTCTCTCCGCCGAtagtagctcctcctcctcatcagacCACGCCCATTTCAGGGCCAGTTCTCACTCCATAGGCCACACCTCTCAATCAAACCAGCACCTGTCAAAGACACTCCCAGTGGGAGGACCCACATGTGACATCATAACCTTGTAGGGAGTGCTGTAACGGCATTACCAGAGGAGGTTTTCTCCCTCGAAGACATACATAACCATTGAATGACTGGAAAGACATACATAACCATTGAATGACTGGAAAGAATGTATTGTCTGAGAAAGTGAGAAAGATTGGGGTTGCTGTTGTCAGTTTGTGACGAGCATAACTGATTAAATTGCATTTGTTTCTACTGATCTTTTAACTGGAGGTCGTGTCTTTTCTATTCTTATTCTCAATTTTGACACACTTATTCCCATCTTGCACTCAGCTCTGTTATTTCATTGTGAATCTTGCTGGTACGATCTGTAAACTgacatgatcaaatcaaattttattagtcacatgtgccgaatacaactggtgtagaccttacagtgaaatgcttacttacgagcccctaactaaCAGTGCAGTTTCGAAAAATATTGATAAaagtaaataaaagtaacaagtaattaaagagcagcagtaaaaaataacaaaatgcaCGGGGGgagctgtctcagcctccagcaagaggtaaaatatatagtgaaaacaatagtggtcctaaaacagaaccttgaggaacaccgacatttaggtcataagactcctgaacaggtaaccaatggttacccgggctatctgcattgtgtcccaccacccgccaacccctctttttacgcttctgcaactctctgttcatcacagtcactttaacgatacctacatgtacacactaccccaataagcctgactaacaggtgtctgtatagagccttgctactctttttttcaaatgtctttctactgctgttttatttctttacttacctacacacacatacctttttttggcaccattggttagagcctgtaggtaagcatttcactgtaaggtttacacacatcaaatcaaatgtatttatatagccattcgtacatcagctgatatctcaaagtgatgtacagaaacccagcctaaaaccccaaacagcaaacaatgcaggtgttgaagcactttggctgggaaaaactccctagaaaggccaaaacctaggaagaaacctagagaggaaccaggctatgaggggtggtcagtcctcttctggctgtgccgggtggagattataacagaacatggccaagatgttcaaatgttaatttgaccagcatggtcaaataataggtctgggacaggtagcatgtccggtgaacaggtcaggattccatagccgcaggcagaacagttgaaactggagcagcagcacggccaggtggactggggacagcaaggagtcatcatgccaggtagtcctgaagctcaggtcctccgagagagagaaacaaagagagatttagagagagcatacttaaattcacacgacactggataagacaggagaagtactccagatataacaaactgaccctagccccccgacacataaactactgcagcataaatactggaggctgagacaggaggggtcaggagacactgtggccccatccgatgatacccccggacagggccaaacaggaaggatataaccccacccactttgccaaagcacagcccccacaccactagagggataccttcaaccaccaacttaccatcctgagacaagcccgagtatagcccacaaagatctccaccatggcacaacccaaggggggttgccaacccagacaggaagatcacatcagtgactcaacccactcaagtgacgcatccctcctagggacggcatgaaagagcaccagtaagccagtgactcagcccctgtaatagggttagaggcagagaatcccagcggaaagaggggaaccggccaggcagagacagcaagggcggttcgttgctccagagcctttccgttcaccttcacactccagactacactcaatcatatgacccactgaagagatgagtcttcagtaaagacttaaaggttgagaccgagtttgcgtctctgacatgggtaggcagaccattccataaaaatggagctctataggagccCTGcccccagctgtttgcttagaaattctagggacaattaggaggcctgcgtcttgtgaccgtggcgtatgtgtaggtatgtacagcaggaccaaatcagagagataggtaggagaaagcgcatgtaatgctttgtaggttagcagtaaaaccttgaactCAGCCCTTGCCttcacaggaagccagtgtagggaggctagcactggagtaatatgatcaaattattTGGTTCTAGTTAGGATTCtcgcagccgtatttagcacaaactgaagtttatttagtgctttatccgggtagctggaaagtagagcattgcagtagtctaacctagaaattACAAAAGCATGGcataatttttctgcatcatttcttggacagaaagtttcagatttttgcaatgttacgtagatggaaaaaagctgtccttgaaacagtcttgatttgttcgtcaaaagagagatcagggtccagagtaacgccgaggtccttcacagttttatttgagacgactgtacaaccattaagattaattgtcagattcaacagaagatctctttgtttcttgggacctagaaccaGCATCTCTGTTtcgtccgagtttaatagtagaaagtttgcagccatccacttccttatgtctgaaacacaggcttctagcgagggcaattttggggcttcaccatgtttcctTGAAATGTACAGCAGTGTGTCATCCGCAtggcagtgaaagttaacattatgttttcgaatgacatccccaagagataaaatatatagtgaaaacaatatttgtcctaaaacggaaccttgaggaacaccgaaatgtacagttgatttgtcagaggacaaaccattcacagagacaaactgatatctttccgacagataagatctaaaccaggccagaacttgtccgtgtcgaCCAATTtgtgtttccaatctctccaaaagtatgtggtgatcgatggtatcaaaagcagcactaaggtctaggagcacgaggacagatgcagagcctcggtctgatgccattaaaaggtaatttaccaccttcacaagtgctgtCTCCGTGcaatgatggggtctaaaaccagaatGAAGAATTTCATAtatattgtttgtcttcaggaaggcagtgagttgcttcgcaacagccttttctaaaatgtttgagaggaatggaagattcgatataggccaatagttttttatattttctgggtcaaggtttggctttttcaagagaggttacctgttgtattcggcacatgtgacaaataaactttgatttgatgttctaCAGTGGTATGCCCAGGGTTGACTGGCTGGAGTTGTATCCAAGTCACGCCCACATGTTCTACAGTGGTATGCCCAGGGTTGACTGGCTGGGGTTGTATCCAAGTCACTCCCACATGTTCTACAGTGGTATACCCAGGGTTGACTGGCTGGGGTTTTCCACAGATGTAATGTGCCTTTTAATCCAGCAGGTGACATGTGATATCCGCATTGACCCAGGGCCTTTGACGTTCGCGTTGTAATACAGCAGAGATGTTTTTGCAGTCATGTCCCTGGCGCTATTGATGGGAAAAAACCCATAACAAAGAGAACAAACGGGGCCTTATCCAACGTTAGAATTATAAAGCCCAGGGAGATTTGCCTGGTCCTGGTGAATATACTCTTCTCGTGTTAATGATTTTTCCCTAAAATATAGTCTACATATTATTAGACCCACAATGTACCCATAATGTAGATAGTATATTTGTTGCTTAATCCTTTCAATTTGGCATTAAGCTGATTTGCAGTCGTTATTTCACATTGTCTCTCATAGTTTGATTTATGGTGCAGTAATTTCTTCACTCAGAATAGATTTGACTTTAATTGTCGTTTGCGTTTGGTCGTTACTCACTGTTGGCCATGTTTCCATAAGCTATGGCTGTCGCCATGGGTAAGCACTTTTTATCATGTCTACTCATTTTTGACATGTATATACCCGCTTCTATCAGAAACGGCTTTGTTTGTGAAAGAAAGAATATCAACTGTTTTCGTGACACTCCTCGGGTTCTGTAAAACCTGTTCTTTGAATTCCACTTGGTTTTTCTTTAACCCATTAACCATAATTTTACTTCAATAATTCTCATTTTTAATTACACAGAAATAGgataatacaacaacaacaatatctaTGCCTATTAGTTCAGCATGGTTGTTGTTAAAatttggaaatatatataaatgtgtgtgtgtgtgtagtaccaatcaaaagtttggacacacctactcattcaagggtttttctttatttgtactattttctacattgtagaataatagtgaatatattataactatgaaataacacatatggaatcatgtagtaaacaaaaaagtctaaatatatattttctatttgagattcttcaaagtaagtaccctttgccttgacgacagctatGCAGACTATTGGcattcatgtgttatttcatagttttgatgtcttcactattattctacaatgtataaaatagtacaaatatagataaacccttgaatgagtaggtgtgtccaaacgtttgactggtactgtatatatgctttgctctatcttggccaggtcgcagttgtaaatgagaacttgttctcaactggcctacctggttaaataaaaataaatatatatatatatacagtataaacatatttAATTTAACCAGAGAAGTCACATTGAGATTTACATCTCCTTTTCAAGTGAGCCCTGGATAAGGGAGCGGCATACATATAGTTAAACAacagacacaaaacacacaaagcAAAACAATGAATGAAAGTTAAAACAGTGCAA
Above is a window of Oncorhynchus kisutch isolate 150728-3 linkage group LG18, Okis_V2, whole genome shotgun sequence DNA encoding:
- the si:ch211-140b10.6 gene encoding protein POLR1D isoform X1, translated to MADDGELEKRAVEELLKETSRARVRAETMGPAGWMKCPLRSTNKRFLLNTLRTTIPQRHPAGHSGEQRSECRRRSRTPSTDHRDSHRRHRDEDSHRDSREHSLKDGHKRDKDSNTCHRDGYKYRGVGDDDRYRHRDKKHRDKSVPGHKTHSPHSKEHSPSEVPSSCRDRSLRR
- the si:ch211-140b10.6 gene encoding protein POLR1D isoform X2; this encodes MVEKRAVEELLKETSRARVRAETMGPAGWMKCPLRSTNKRFLLNTLRTTIPQRHPAGHSGEQRSECRRRSRTPSTDHRDSHRRHRDEDSHRDSREHSLKDGHKRDKDSNTCHRDGYKYRGVGDDDRYRHRDKKHRDKSVPGHKTHSPHSKEHSPSEVPSSCRDRSLRR